A genomic window from Chloroflexia bacterium SDU3-3 includes:
- a CDS encoding proline--tRNA ligase translates to MRLSTLFGRTLREAPSEADQRGHQLALRAGLVRQVQAGSFALLPLGMRVLRRIEAIMHHELAAIGAQEFRTPIIQAQTAWEKSGRLESYGPLMLRLADHGERPLIVAPTHEEAVAELAAREVASYRQMPQIVYQIHTKYRDETRAKGGLMRMREFTMLDAYSLDSSAAGLDASYELLAGAFERIFTRCGVRFGAVDADAGEMGGSEPREYMAHSASGEDVLAICTDCGYAANIEVAEADYTADTAQGEQAMEEIATPHTATIADLAALLGIPASATAKAVFFDTPERGLVFAVIRGDLEVNELKLRRAAGVSALRPASAEQIAAAGAVAGYASPVGLGVASELGSAGVLVVADASVAGQAALVAGANRAGYHLRGVRYGRDWQATLVADIASVREGDACPRCGEPLACVRGVEIGHIFKLGTRFASALGALFLDADGSEKPIVMGSYGIGLERLLQIIIEQHSDERGIIWPYEVAPFQVHLVRLGKGEEARAEAEAIYRELQARGTQVLYDDRDESAGVKFNDADLIGIPLRVVVSERLLAAGQVEVKARDGAARTLARGDLYALL, encoded by the coding sequence ATGCGACTCTCAACCCTGTTTGGCCGCACGCTGCGCGAGGCCCCGAGCGAGGCCGACCAGCGCGGCCACCAGCTGGCCCTGCGCGCCGGGCTGGTGCGCCAGGTGCAGGCTGGCAGCTTCGCGCTGCTGCCGCTGGGCATGCGCGTGCTGCGCCGCATCGAGGCAATCATGCACCACGAGCTGGCCGCCATCGGCGCGCAGGAGTTCCGCACCCCGATCATCCAGGCCCAGACCGCCTGGGAGAAGAGCGGGCGGCTGGAGAGCTACGGCCCGCTGATGCTGCGGCTGGCCGACCACGGCGAGCGCCCGCTGATCGTGGCCCCGACCCACGAGGAGGCCGTGGCCGAGCTGGCCGCCCGCGAGGTGGCCTCGTACCGCCAGATGCCGCAGATCGTCTACCAGATCCACACCAAGTACCGCGACGAGACGCGGGCCAAGGGCGGCCTGATGCGCATGCGCGAGTTCACCATGCTGGATGCCTATAGCCTGGACAGCAGCGCCGCCGGGCTGGATGCCAGCTACGAGCTGCTGGCCGGGGCCTTCGAGCGCATCTTCACGCGCTGCGGTGTGCGCTTCGGCGCGGTGGATGCCGACGCGGGCGAGATGGGCGGCAGCGAGCCGCGCGAGTACATGGCCCACTCGGCCAGCGGCGAGGATGTGCTGGCCATCTGCACCGACTGCGGCTACGCGGCCAACATCGAGGTGGCCGAAGCCGACTACACCGCCGATACCGCGCAGGGCGAGCAGGCCATGGAGGAGATCGCCACACCGCACACCGCCACCATCGCCGATCTGGCCGCGCTGCTGGGCATACCGGCATCAGCCACCGCCAAGGCGGTGTTCTTCGATACGCCGGAGCGCGGGCTGGTGTTCGCGGTCATCCGGGGCGACCTTGAGGTGAACGAGCTGAAGCTGCGGCGAGCGGCGGGCGTCTCGGCGCTGCGCCCGGCCAGCGCCGAGCAGATCGCGGCGGCGGGCGCGGTGGCGGGCTACGCCTCGCCGGTGGGGCTGGGCGTGGCGAGCGAGCTGGGCAGCGCGGGGGTGCTGGTGGTGGCCGACGCCAGCGTGGCGGGACAGGCCGCGCTGGTGGCCGGGGCCAACCGCGCGGGCTACCACCTGCGCGGCGTGCGCTACGGGCGCGACTGGCAGGCCACCCTGGTGGCCGACATCGCCAGCGTGCGCGAGGGCGACGCCTGCCCGCGCTGCGGCGAGCCGCTGGCATGTGTGCGCGGCGTGGAGATCGGGCACATCTTCAAGCTAGGCACGCGCTTCGCCAGCGCGCTGGGCGCGCTGTTCCTGGATGCCGATGGCAGCGAGAAGCCGATCGTCATGGGGTCGTACGGCATCGGGCTGGAGCGGCTGCTGCAGATCATCATCGAGCAGCACAGCGACGAGCGCGGCATCATCTGGCCGTACGAGGTCGCGCCGTTCCAGGTGCATCTGGTGCGGCTGGGCAAGGGCGAGGAGGCCCGCGCCGAGGCCGAGGCGATCTACCGCGAGCTGCAGGCCAGGGGCACGCAGGTGCTCTACGACGACCGCGACGAGAGCGCCGGGGTCAAATTCAACGACGCCGACCTGATCGGCATCCCGCTGCGGGTGGTGGTGAGCGAGCGGCTGCTGGCCGCAGGCCAGGTGGAGGTGAAGGCGCGCGACGGCGCGGCACGCACGCTGGCGCGCGGCGATCTGTACGCGCTGCTCTAG
- a CDS encoding universal stress protein produces the protein MKRHTVLIPLDGSQFSREIVPHILRRFAPEECRLILLRVGHMPHGLIGASPRPIGSHWPVNGYTRAEDVSRAYHPIYSTQEEESERARLIDSEHALKGMLEQAGYEVRVIAQFGDPAEEIITAIRQLNADFVAMAIHGRQGFRAFLPSGISSQVLRRSSVPVLLFQPLARGAQPVTTSHKDGYYHKSAM, from the coding sequence ATGAAGCGACACACCGTGCTCATCCCACTCGACGGCTCGCAGTTCAGCCGCGAGATCGTACCACACATACTCCGCCGGTTCGCGCCGGAAGAGTGCAGGCTCATCCTGCTGCGGGTGGGGCATATGCCGCACGGGCTGATCGGGGCATCGCCTCGCCCGATCGGCAGTCACTGGCCAGTCAACGGATATACACGCGCTGAAGACGTATCGCGCGCCTACCACCCGATCTACTCGACCCAGGAGGAAGAGAGCGAGCGGGCGCGTCTGATCGATTCGGAGCATGCGCTCAAGGGCATGCTGGAGCAAGCAGGGTACGAGGTACGCGTGATCGCCCAGTTCGGCGATCCAGCCGAGGAGATCATCACCGCTATTCGGCAGCTCAATGCCGATTTCGTCGCGATGGCCATCCACGGTCGGCAGGGCTTCCGGGCGTTCTTGCCCTCGGGCATATCGTCCCAGGTGCTGCGGCGCTCTTCCGTTCCAGTGCTGCTCTTCCAGCCGCTCGCTCGCGGCGCGCAACCGGTTACCACGTCCCATAAGGATGGCTACTATCATAAGAGCGCGATGTGA
- a CDS encoding threonine/serine exporter family protein: MSQPIGATSSTDNIAHAPSDPAQAPSSALPPSLVQSTSSEDRTTPMQELLDENARTRQIRAELRDILNVVLRAGQLLLENSANTARVEDTMRRTAIALGAQSLDTHVTPTGIFVTIHSNDEHRTRILRIVGHGVDLSRVEAVLEALHELEDGKFDRAQMAARLEEIAKQPREYSKVFTAVSVGVAGASFCVLFGCGFWEFVVVFISGFLMQFIRAELNHRHANRLLMTGIVSAAVTCFALLFTTLLNQNAEAIGALLPWLPTPHADPALAVAAGGILPIPGILMVSSIADLFRGDTLAGMARSTIALLTIFAISIGIWLVLLTIQMTTGLKLEIKTSSMPPILTTLIAGGFGAAGFGIVFDVPRRRIFFAGLVGSVATGVRWVAVQKGGIPLEAAALLAGIGIALISELWAMIFKAPTSMFTIAGFIPLVPGVFSFRAILNFAEAKYTEGTTDMVRALLITMSVAAGMGIVTAMTRIRPNAPKQVVIARNSLNPSAATLEQP, translated from the coding sequence ATGAGCCAACCTATAGGGGCCACAAGCTCTACCGACAACATAGCGCACGCCCCGAGCGACCCCGCCCAAGCGCCATCCTCAGCTTTACCCCCTTCGTTGGTTCAGTCTACATCATCCGAGGATCGTACAACCCCTATGCAGGAACTACTCGACGAAAACGCTAGAACGCGCCAGATCCGCGCCGAGCTGCGCGACATCCTGAACGTCGTGCTGCGCGCGGGCCAGCTGCTGCTGGAGAACAGCGCCAACACCGCCCGTGTCGAAGACACCATGCGGCGCACCGCCATCGCGCTCGGCGCGCAGAGCCTCGACACCCACGTGACGCCCACCGGCATCTTTGTCACCATCCACAGCAACGACGAGCACCGCACGCGCATCCTGCGCATCGTGGGCCACGGCGTCGACCTCAGCCGCGTCGAGGCCGTGCTTGAGGCGCTGCACGAGCTAGAGGATGGCAAGTTCGACCGCGCCCAGATGGCCGCGCGGCTGGAAGAGATCGCCAAGCAGCCCCGCGAGTACAGCAAGGTCTTCACCGCAGTGTCGGTGGGCGTGGCCGGTGCGAGCTTCTGCGTGCTGTTCGGCTGCGGCTTCTGGGAGTTCGTGGTGGTGTTTATCTCGGGCTTCCTGATGCAGTTTATCCGCGCCGAGCTGAACCACCGCCACGCCAACCGGCTGCTGATGACGGGCATCGTCTCAGCCGCAGTCACATGCTTTGCGCTGCTGTTCACCACGCTGCTGAACCAGAACGCCGAGGCCATCGGCGCGCTGCTGCCCTGGCTGCCCACCCCCCACGCCGACCCGGCGCTGGCGGTGGCGGCGGGCGGCATCCTGCCCATCCCCGGCATCCTGATGGTCAGCTCGATCGCCGACCTGTTCCGCGGCGATACCCTGGCGGGCATGGCGCGCTCCACCATCGCGCTGCTCACGATCTTTGCGATCAGCATCGGCATCTGGCTGGTGCTGCTGACCATCCAGATGACCACCGGCCTCAAGCTTGAGATCAAGACATCCAGCATGCCGCCCATCCTCACCACGCTGATCGCGGGCGGGTTCGGCGCGGCGGGCTTCGGCATCGTGTTCGACGTGCCGCGCCGCAGGATCTTCTTCGCCGGGCTGGTCGGCTCGGTGGCCACGGGCGTGCGCTGGGTGGCCGTGCAGAAGGGCGGCATCCCGCTTGAGGCGGCGGCGCTGCTGGCCGGCATCGGCATCGCGCTGATCAGCGAGCTGTGGGCCATGATCTTCAAGGCCCCCACCTCGATGTTCACCATCGCGGGCTTCATCCCGCTGGTGCCCGGCGTGTTCTCGTTCCGGGCCATCCTCAACTTCGCCGAGGCCAAGTATACCGAGGGCACCACCGACATGGTGCGCGCCCTGCTGATTACCATGTCGGTGGCCGCCGGTATGGGCATCGTCACCGCGATGACCCGCATCCGCCCCAACGCGCCCAAGCAGGTGGTGATCGCCCGCAACAGCCTCAACCCAAGCGCCGCAACGCTTGAGCAGCCCTAG
- a CDS encoding STAS domain-containing protein, with amino-acid sequence MLAMNDAAIALVLREQEQIRAAAARAAEERQSDLLLRRSEADRLAVLVNELSTPIIPIYSGILVLPLIGAIDSNRAGVVMEALLTKITEHSADAVIIDITGVAIVDTFVAQYLLQTARAASLLGTLVIFTGIGAEIAQTMVQIGVDLDGVLTLSDLEAGIEYALGSLRLAIQPA; translated from the coding sequence ATGCTGGCCATGAACGACGCGGCGATCGCCCTGGTGCTGCGCGAGCAGGAGCAGATCCGCGCCGCAGCCGCCCGCGCCGCCGAGGAGCGCCAGAGCGACCTGCTGCTGCGGCGCAGCGAGGCCGACCGCCTGGCGGTGCTGGTGAACGAGCTGTCGACGCCGATCATCCCGATCTATAGCGGCATCCTGGTGTTGCCCCTGATCGGCGCGATCGACAGCAACCGCGCAGGCGTGGTGATGGAGGCGCTGCTCACCAAGATCACCGAGCACAGCGCCGACGCAGTGATAATCGACATAACTGGCGTGGCGATCGTCGACACCTTTGTGGCGCAGTACCTGCTGCAGACCGCTCGGGCGGCCAGCCTGCTGGGCACCCTGGTGATCTTCACTGGCATCGGGGCCGAGATCGCGCAGACCATGGTGCAGATCGGCGTCGACCTCGATGGCGTGCTGACCCTGAGCGACCTAGAGGCGGGTATTGAGTACGCCCTGGGCAGCCTGCGCCTCGCCATCCAGCCCGCCTAG